From Cyclobacteriaceae bacterium, a single genomic window includes:
- a CDS encoding ATP phosphoribosyltransferase, which yields MKELLRIAIQKSGRLQEGSLELLKESGLSISNGRDQLKTQARNFPVEILFLRDDDIPQYIEDNIADVGIVGENVYAEKQKNNTLIKRLDFAKCRLSIAVPRAENYTGISWLAGKNIATSYPNIVQQFLDKNKIKAGIHEISGSVEIAPGIGLADAIFDIVSTGSTLLSNGLREVEVVMQSEAVMIAGPKLTTEKQGILDQLLFRIEAVNSAKSNKYILLNCPNEAIEKITSLIPGMKSPTIMPLTRTGWSSLHSVVNENDFWEKIGQLKSFGAEGILVIPIEKMIA from the coding sequence ATGAAAGAGTTGTTGAGAATAGCGATACAGAAATCAGGAAGGCTGCAAGAGGGATCCCTGGAACTTCTTAAAGAAAGTGGATTATCTATCAGTAATGGAAGAGATCAGTTAAAAACACAGGCAAGGAATTTTCCCGTAGAGATCCTCTTTCTCCGCGATGATGATATCCCTCAATACATTGAAGACAACATAGCGGATGTTGGCATTGTAGGTGAAAACGTCTATGCGGAAAAGCAAAAGAACAATACACTGATCAAGCGTCTTGATTTTGCCAAATGCCGGTTATCCATTGCCGTGCCCCGCGCAGAAAACTACACCGGCATCTCCTGGCTCGCAGGCAAAAATATTGCAACCTCCTACCCTAATATTGTACAACAGTTTCTCGACAAGAATAAAATCAAGGCCGGCATTCATGAGATCAGCGGATCGGTAGAGATCGCTCCCGGGATTGGTCTTGCAGATGCCATCTTCGATATCGTTAGTACTGGCAGCACATTGTTGAGCAACGGACTTCGTGAAGTCGAAGTCGTAATGCAATCTGAAGCAGTGATGATCGCCGGTCCAAAGTTAACTACCGAAAAGCAGGGAATTCTTGATCAGCTTCTTTTCAGAATTGAAGCAGTGAACTCCGCCAAGAGCAACAAGTACATCCTTCTGAATTGTCCGAATGAAGCCATTGAAAAGATAACGTCACTGATCCCCGGAATGAAAAGTCCGACGATCATGCCTCTTACCAGAACCGGATGGTCTTCTCTTCACTCTGTTGTAAATGAGAATGACTTCTGGGAAAAGATTGGTCAGCTTAAATCATTCGGAGCAGAAGGCATTCTGGTCATCCCTATCGAAAAAATGATTGCCTGA
- a CDS encoding tetratricopeptide repeat protein yields MRAGSLVFFVVILLGCSDNKELRLQKFLLKGNLSLKEHSTDQALYYFNEAILVDPCYVPALNNLGTLHFQANRWDEALPFYNKAISCNPEYLEAYFNRANTFYELNEYFNARKDIEKIIATRPDTAVAYFMKGLVETKMRDFNGALISFEKAMSLDTANVDYLVNHGTVNYYLSRFEEAKQDLQKAIRLNSKEPNIYNTLSMIEISRGNLNDAMILVNDAIRLSPDQPYFINNRGYILLMQNKLPEALVEIDRSILLDPDNGWAYRNKGIYRYLTGDYSNAVRLLEQSNKMDSFIDKIHYYLGMAYWKNNQKKEACEQFNLSEKAGDKMIPAELFRACK; encoded by the coding sequence ATGAGAGCAGGCTCGCTGGTATTTTTTGTCGTCATCTTATTGGGTTGCTCGGATAACAAAGAGCTCCGTCTTCAAAAGTTCCTTCTGAAAGGAAACCTTTCCCTGAAAGAACACAGCACCGATCAGGCACTCTACTATTTCAATGAGGCTATCCTGGTCGACCCTTGTTATGTTCCTGCCCTCAACAATCTGGGAACGCTTCACTTTCAGGCGAATCGCTGGGACGAAGCTTTGCCATTCTATAATAAAGCCATCTCATGTAATCCTGAATATCTGGAGGCATACTTTAACCGTGCCAATACCTTTTATGAATTGAATGAATACTTCAATGCCCGGAAAGACATAGAGAAAATAATTGCTACCAGGCCTGACACTGCCGTAGCGTATTTTATGAAAGGACTCGTTGAAACAAAAATGAGAGACTTTAATGGTGCGCTGATCTCTTTTGAAAAAGCGATGAGTCTGGATACTGCAAATGTTGATTATCTCGTCAACCATGGTACTGTAAATTACTATTTGTCAAGGTTTGAAGAAGCAAAGCAGGACCTTCAGAAAGCAATTCGTCTCAATTCAAAAGAACCTAACATCTACAATACATTATCCATGATTGAGATCAGCAGGGGAAATCTTAACGATGCCATGATACTGGTCAATGATGCCATCAGACTTTCTCCGGATCAGCCATACTTCATTAACAATCGTGGTTACATACTTTTAATGCAGAATAAATTACCGGAGGCACTGGTCGAGATTGACAGAAGTATATTGCTGGATCCCGACAATGGCTGGGCTTATCGCAACAAAGGCATCTACCGGTATCTTACAGGTGACTATTCCAATGCAGTAAGATTGCTGGAACAGAGTAACAAAATGGATTCGTTCATTGATAAGATCCATTACTACCTGGGAATGGCTTACTGGAAGAACAATCAGAAGAAAGAAGCCTGTGAGCAATTTAATCTTTCAGAAAAAGCAGGAGATAAGATGATACCTGCCGAACTGTTCAGAGCATGCAAGTAG
- the hisD gene encoding histidinol dehydrogenase, whose amino-acid sequence MKVLNNPSPDTWSDLIKRPQLELEFLESSVRNTLKRVKLSGDQALYELTQQYDGVKLDDLKVSGKEIDHAINTLDKSIKEAIGIATNNIRAFHNAQKRDVLKVETMPGVSCWRKSVPIQKIGIYIPGGSAPLFSTVLMLGIPASIAGCEEIILCTPPNKDGSVNAAILYAASIAGIKKIFKVGGAQAIAAMAYGTQSIPPVYKIFGPGNQYVTKAKQMISQEGVAIDMPAGPSEVMVIVDETADASFVAADLLSQAEHGADSQVVLVALDESKAKAIQTEIDRQVNLLPRKEIALQSLQNSLTVIFSDSEAAMKFANEYAPEHLILNTKDCDALSEKVINAGSVFLGPYSPEAIGDYASGTNHTLPTNGFAKAYSGVSLESFTKMITYQKLSSEGLKNLGPSVEIMAEAEQLDAHKQAVSIRLKKLK is encoded by the coding sequence ATGAAAGTATTAAACAATCCTTCACCCGACACCTGGTCTGACCTGATCAAAAGACCACAGCTGGAGCTTGAGTTTCTGGAAAGCTCAGTAAGGAACACACTTAAGCGCGTGAAGCTTTCCGGTGACCAGGCACTCTACGAACTGACACAACAATACGATGGTGTTAAGCTGGATGATTTAAAAGTTTCCGGAAAGGAAATCGATCATGCGATCAATACTCTTGACAAATCAATTAAGGAAGCGATTGGCATAGCCACCAATAATATAAGAGCATTTCATAATGCACAGAAAAGAGATGTCCTGAAAGTCGAGACGATGCCGGGTGTCAGCTGCTGGAGGAAATCTGTTCCCATTCAGAAGATAGGAATCTATATCCCTGGAGGTTCGGCTCCGCTATTCTCTACTGTTCTTATGCTGGGCATACCTGCATCGATTGCCGGATGTGAAGAGATCATACTTTGCACTCCACCCAATAAAGATGGAAGTGTCAATGCAGCGATCCTTTATGCAGCATCCATTGCAGGCATCAAGAAAATATTTAAAGTCGGAGGTGCACAGGCCATTGCCGCGATGGCATACGGAACACAAAGCATCCCTCCTGTTTATAAGATTTTCGGACCTGGCAATCAGTATGTCACCAAAGCAAAGCAGATGATCAGTCAGGAAGGTGTTGCGATCGACATGCCTGCCGGACCTTCTGAAGTAATGGTGATCGTTGATGAAACGGCGGATGCATCTTTTGTAGCAGCAGACTTGCTTTCACAGGCAGAGCATGGTGCCGACAGTCAGGTGGTGCTGGTTGCACTGGATGAATCAAAGGCCAAAGCGATTCAAACTGAAATCGACCGTCAGGTGAATCTATTACCCCGAAAGGAAATCGCTTTGCAGTCACTTCAGAATAGTCTTACCGTCATCTTTTCAGACTCTGAAGCAGCGATGAAGTTTGCTAATGAATATGCTCCGGAGCACCTCATCCTCAACACCAAAGATTGCGACGCACTTTCTGAAAAAGTCATCAATGCAGGTTCGGTGTTTTTAGGACCTTATTCTCCTGAGGCTATCGGCGACTATGCTTCAGGAACAAATCATACGCTTCCCACCAATGGATTTGCGAAAGCATACAGTGGCGTTTCGCTTGAGAGTTTTACGAAAATGATCACCTATCAGAAGTTATCTTCAGAAGGATTGAAAAATCTTGGACCCTCAGTTGAGATAATGGCTGAAGCAGAACAACTCGACGCACACAAGCAGGCAGTATCAATTCGTTTAAAGAAATTAAAATGA